One segment of bacterium DNA contains the following:
- a CDS encoding class I SAM-dependent methyltransferase: MEPEHKTTDAVWEGQVIQAREACFYNGFLASLLKPHTGSRILEIGMGIGNLTELLIGHTVSYIGIDNVNEHIRWAHERFTGRAFEGLVLDIEDSEALQALKEKEFDTIVSANCFEHLKDDAAVLKNLCLMSPPGTKFAFLVPAHGMLFGAMDVQAEHYRRYSRTGFIRTLEQSGFTVEGSRYFNMTGALAWFLMGKFPIGKKPEGQSEKAGSHFRLLYAGLTLLRLPLNVILKLETQIPEPFGLSLIVWGKKT, encoded by the coding sequence AATACAGGCGCGGGAAGCCTGTTTCTATAACGGGTTTCTTGCCTCCCTTCTCAAGCCTCATACCGGGAGCCGTATTCTTGAAATCGGTATGGGTATCGGTAATCTCACGGAGCTCCTGATCGGGCATACGGTCTCGTATATCGGCATCGATAATGTCAATGAGCACATACGATGGGCTCATGAAAGGTTTACCGGCAGAGCTTTCGAGGGGCTTGTTCTCGACATCGAGGATTCTGAAGCGCTTCAGGCATTGAAGGAAAAAGAGTTCGATACCATCGTTTCGGCGAATTGTTTCGAACACCTGAAAGACGATGCCGCCGTACTGAAAAATCTCTGCCTCATGTCGCCGCCGGGTACGAAATTTGCCTTTCTTGTTCCCGCGCACGGCATGCTTTTTGGCGCGATGGATGTTCAGGCCGAGCATTACCGGCGGTATTCGAGAACGGGATTCATACGTACGCTCGAACAATCCGGCTTTACGGTGGAAGGATCGCGGTACTTCAATATGACCGGGGCGCTCGCGTGGTTTCTCATGGGAAAGTTTCCCATCGGAAAGAAGCCCGAGGGACAGAGCGAGAAGGCCGGCAGCCATTTCCGGCTGCTCTATGCGGGATTGACATTACTCAGGCTCCCGCTTAATGTAATCCTGAAACTGGAAACACAGATACCGGAGCCATTCGGGCTCTCTTTGATTGTATGGGGCAAAAAAACGTAG